A region from the Fundulus heteroclitus isolate FHET01 chromosome 22, MU-UCD_Fhet_4.1, whole genome shotgun sequence genome encodes:
- the LOC118557023 gene encoding G-protein coupled receptor 4-like: RTEEMNFNWTSEENSFDKSFNISESMNTTQRNHSDDNSGIKMVQQIQTWLDPISIGIGLPLTLIVIVAVFLQVKKDHGVPVYVINLLFSDLIQFSGRIINSFNPGLAGGIMYFGLIASVGFMACISLERYLVIAKPLWYRFRRNIKTYVVVCAVVWTLPLMIPIILLLATNPRMFLIIIPYFLLLPFLFFIFFFVGTIKALSGALSVPAEEKRRIVAIQVVVLLIYSLLFLPIIVFFLLHERSSILYILFPVCIYLSPLADPILYLLSRKSFLDKFLASLCSCKASDNQEMSSKDTESTTAPHTETV; encoded by the exons AGGACAGAAGAGATGAACTTCAACTGGACATCAGAGGAAAACAGCTTTGATAAAAGCTTCAACATCAGCGAGAGCATGAACACCACTCAGAGAAACCATAGTGATGATAACAGTGGCATTAAAATGGTTCAACAAATCCAAACATGGCTGGACCCGATCAGCATTGGCATTGGACTTCCTTTGACTCTAATAGTGATAGTTGCAGTTTTTCTACAG GTGAAAAAGGATCATGGTGTCCCAGTCTACGTCATCAACCTTCTCTTTTCTGATCTCATTCAGTTCAGCGGCAGAATTATAAATTCATTTAATCCTGGACTCGCCGGTGGTATCATGTATTTTGGTTTAATAGCCAGTGTTGGATTCATGGCCTGTATCTCCTTGGAAAG GTATTTGGTCATCGCCAAGCCACTGTGGTACAGATTCAGGAGAAACATCAAGACCTATGTGGTGGTCTGTGCTGTGGTCTGGACTCTTCCTCTTATGATTCCAATAATTCTGCTTCTGGCTACTAATCCTCGGATGTTTCTCATCATCATAccatattttcttcttctgccctttctcttcttcatcttcttctttgttGGGACTATTAAAGCTCTGTCTGGAGCCCTCAGTGtcccagcagaagaaaaaagacgaaTTGTAGCCATTCAGGTTGTGGTGCTGCTAATTTACTCTCTGCTTTTCCTGcccatcattgttttttttctgttacatgAAAGAAGTTCAATTCTTTATATACTGTTCCCAGTTTGTATTTATCTTAGTCCCCTTGCAGACCCAATTCTTTATTTGTTAAGTCgtaaaagcttcctggataagtTTCTGGCTTCACTCTGTTCTTGTAAAGCATCAGACAATCAGGAGATGAGCAGCAAGGATACTGAAAGCACGACTGCTCCACATACTGAGACTGTTTAG